A part of Deltaproteobacteria bacterium genomic DNA contains:
- a CDS encoding helix-turn-helix domain-containing protein, producing MNASNAGASWKERREAMGKTIDDVSSELRIGRKYLEGIERGDYEGWPERVFSSGFIRTYARYLSESPGPVLTEYERSVRQNAEGETAAQLRPEWLERERERGNRRTTYTLAAGAVLLLGIVLSWVSLRGRNLPPPPPPAAPAVSAIAVPDNAGISRDNAAAPGTPDNVVPASQAAPPSSTPPSVSPAAAPPTVSTVGGQGVPSGPFQLFLEASEQTWVMYSFDDGDPIDATLYAGDKISIQAKKRISLKLGNAGGVVGTLNGKRLPPFGERGQVRRFTLGE from the coding sequence GTGAACGCGAGCAACGCGGGCGCGTCCTGGAAAGAACGCCGCGAGGCGATGGGGAAGACCATCGACGACGTCTCCTCGGAGCTTCGGATCGGGCGGAAGTACCTGGAGGGGATCGAGCGGGGGGACTACGAGGGATGGCCGGAACGCGTCTTCTCCTCCGGCTTCATCCGGACGTACGCCCGGTATCTCTCGGAATCCCCCGGGCCGGTGCTGACCGAGTACGAGCGCTCCGTCCGGCAGAACGCGGAAGGGGAGACGGCCGCCCAGCTCCGCCCCGAGTGGCTGGAGCGGGAAAGGGAACGAGGGAACCGGCGGACCACGTACACCCTGGCGGCCGGGGCGGTCCTCCTTCTCGGAATCGTCCTTTCCTGGGTTTCGCTTCGCGGCAGGAACCTCCCGCCGCCCCCTCCCCCCGCGGCCCCGGCCGTCTCCGCCATCGCCGTCCCGGACAATGCGGGGATCTCCCGGGACAACGCGGCGGCGCCGGGAACGCCGGACAACGTCGTTCCCGCATCGCAGGCCGCGCCTCCGTCGTCGACGCCTCCCTCCGTCTCCCCGGCGGCCGCTCCCCCCACGGTGTCCACGGTCGGAGGGCAAGGAGTACCGTCCGGCCCGTTCCAGCTTTTCCTCGAGGCGAGCGAACAGACGTGGGTGATGTACAGCTTCGACGACGGGGACCCGATCGATGCCACGCTGTATGCGGGCGACAAGATCAGCATCCAGGCGAAAAAGCGGATCTCGCTGAAGCTCGGGAACGCCGGCGGCGTCGTCGGGACGTTGAACGGCAAGCGCCTCCCCCCGTTCGGGGAGCGCGGGCAGGTCCGCCGATTCACCCTCGGGGAGTGA
- a CDS encoding tetratricopeptide repeat protein yields the protein MKAPRRFRAILVPCLAAALVASCGTPSVDRKKEAAARMRMGVTYLDQSNLHMAMTELSRAAELDPTNPEVDMMLGLTYRARGDQAKAEEYLRSAISKNPDYADARNNLGIVLAGRKAWDEAIREFEAAAGNVLYATPEWAYYNAGEAYRLKGDASMAHASYRKAIRVNDRYAPAYLGLSVVLGGADRWEDAADALARCVERVPDYVDGWMELGRVQARLKRTTDAVKSFKTVLELSREPGIRKQAVGYLAVLESEKR from the coding sequence TTGAAAGCCCCCCGCCGCTTCCGCGCGATCCTCGTCCCCTGTCTGGCCGCCGCGCTGGTCGCTTCCTGCGGGACGCCGTCCGTCGACCGGAAGAAGGAGGCGGCGGCCCGCATGCGGATGGGCGTCACCTACCTCGACCAGAGCAACCTCCACATGGCGATGACGGAGCTTTCGCGGGCCGCGGAGCTCGACCCGACCAACCCCGAAGTCGACATGATGCTCGGACTGACGTACCGGGCCCGCGGCGACCAGGCGAAGGCGGAGGAGTACCTCCGGTCCGCCATCTCCAAGAATCCGGACTACGCCGACGCGCGGAACAACCTCGGAATCGTCCTGGCCGGGCGGAAGGCGTGGGACGAGGCGATCCGCGAATTCGAGGCCGCGGCGGGAAACGTCCTGTACGCGACGCCGGAGTGGGCCTACTACAACGCCGGGGAAGCGTACCGCCTGAAGGGAGACGCTTCGATGGCGCACGCGTCGTACCGGAAGGCGATCCGGGTCAACGATCGGTACGCGCCCGCGTACCTCGGCCTCTCCGTGGTCCTCGGCGGGGCGGACCGGTGGGAAGACGCCGCGGACGCCCTCGCCCGTTGCGTGGAACGCGTACCCGACTACGTCGACGGGTGGATGGAGCTCGGGCGCGTCCAGGCCCGGCTCAAGCGCACCACGGACGCGGTGAAGTCGTTCAAGACGGTGCTCGAATTGTCGAGGGAGCCCGGGATCCGGAAACAGGCGGTGGGATACCTGGCCGTCCTCGAATCGGAAAAACGGTGA
- a CDS encoding glycine--tRNA ligase subunit alpha, which yields MLFQDLVLSLQRFWADKGCVIHQPYDIEVGAGTFNPATFLRALGPEPWNTAYVEPSRRPTDGRYGENPNRLQHYYQFQVIMKPCPYDYVELYLDSLRAVGIDPLKHDIRFVEDDWESPTLGAWGLGWEVWLDGMEITQFTYFQQCGGIDLKPVSGEITYGIERIAMYLQNVNNVFDLKWVGDVTYGDVHHRGEVEWSKYNFEAADIPMLFSLFNMYEKECQALLERKLVLPAYDYCLKCSHTFNMLDARGAISVTERTSYIGRVRNLARFCAEGFLRSREEMGFPLLRKFSG from the coding sequence GTGCTTTTCCAAGACCTCGTCCTGTCCCTTCAGCGCTTCTGGGCCGACAAAGGGTGCGTGATCCACCAGCCGTACGACATCGAGGTGGGAGCCGGTACCTTCAACCCGGCCACCTTCCTCCGGGCCCTCGGCCCCGAGCCGTGGAACACGGCGTACGTGGAGCCATCCCGCCGCCCGACGGACGGCCGGTACGGCGAGAACCCGAACCGCCTCCAGCACTACTACCAGTTCCAGGTCATCATGAAGCCGTGCCCCTACGACTACGTCGAGCTGTACCTCGACTCCCTGAGGGCGGTGGGCATCGATCCGCTGAAGCACGACATCCGGTTCGTCGAGGACGACTGGGAGTCCCCGACCCTCGGCGCGTGGGGTCTCGGGTGGGAGGTCTGGCTGGACGGGATGGAGATCACCCAGTTCACCTACTTCCAGCAGTGCGGCGGCATCGACCTGAAACCGGTGTCGGGCGAGATCACCTACGGGATCGAGCGGATCGCGATGTACCTGCAGAACGTGAACAACGTGTTCGACCTCAAGTGGGTGGGGGACGTCACGTACGGGGACGTCCACCACCGCGGCGAGGTCGAGTGGTCGAAGTACAATTTCGAGGCCGCCGACATCCCGATGCTCTTCTCCCTGTTCAACATGTACGAGAAGGAGTGCCAGGCGCTCCTGGAGCGGAAGCTGGTTCTCCCGGCGTACGACTACTGCCTCAAATGCTCCCACACGTTCAACATGCTGGATGCCCGCGGAGCGATCTCCGTGACCGAGCGGACCTCCTACATCGGCCGCGTCCGGAATCTCGCGCGGTTCTGCGCGGAGGGTTTCCTCCGGTCGCGCGAGGAGATGGGATTCCCGCTGCTTCGCAAATTCTCCGGCTGA
- the mtnP gene encoding S-methyl-5'-thioadenosine phosphorylase, whose amino-acid sequence MSDILGIIGGSGLYEMEGMRNVRQVTVRTPFGDPSDAITVGEIDGRTLAFLPRHGRGHRIPPSRINYRANIYAMKKIGVDAILSISAVGSMKERIRPGDIVVVDQFYDHTKFRPNTFFEDGVAGHIAFADPVCPVLSEAAHASARKVVKRVHRGGTYLCMEGPAFSTRAESNIYRKWGVDVIGMTNMPEAKLAREAEICYAALALATDYDCWHASEEDVTVEAILAILRRNVENSKRIVREVAKRLPLPGGCRCGNALEFALITDRKRIPASARKRLSLLVGKYL is encoded by the coding sequence ATGTCCGACATCCTCGGGATCATCGGCGGTTCCGGCCTCTACGAAATGGAAGGGATGAGGAACGTCCGCCAGGTCACCGTGCGGACCCCGTTTGGCGACCCTTCCGACGCGATCACGGTGGGCGAGATCGACGGCCGCACGCTGGCGTTCCTGCCCCGCCACGGGCGGGGGCACAGGATCCCGCCGTCCCGGATCAACTACCGGGCGAACATCTACGCGATGAAGAAGATCGGCGTCGACGCGATCCTTTCCATCTCCGCCGTCGGCAGCATGAAGGAGCGGATCCGCCCCGGCGACATCGTCGTCGTCGACCAGTTCTACGACCACACGAAGTTCCGGCCCAACACGTTCTTCGAGGACGGCGTGGCGGGGCACATCGCCTTCGCGGACCCGGTGTGCCCGGTCCTCTCGGAGGCGGCCCACGCTTCGGCGCGGAAGGTGGTGAAGCGGGTCCACCGCGGCGGGACGTACCTGTGCATGGAGGGGCCGGCGTTCTCGACGCGCGCGGAGTCGAACATCTACCGGAAGTGGGGCGTCGATGTGATCGGCATGACGAACATGCCGGAGGCGAAGCTCGCCCGGGAAGCCGAAATCTGCTACGCCGCGCTCGCGCTGGCCACCGACTACGACTGCTGGCACGCGTCGGAGGAGGACGTCACGGTAGAGGCGATCCTGGCCATCCTCCGCAGGAACGTGGAGAATTCCAAACGGATCGTCCGGGAGGTGGCGAAGCGCCTTCCCCTCCCCGGCGGGTGCCGCTGCGGGAACGCCCTCGAATTCGCCCTCATAACCGACCGGAAGCGGATTCCGGCCTCCGCCCGGAAACGTCTGTCCCTCCTCGTCGGGAAATACCTTTGA
- the recO gene encoding DNA repair protein RecO: MSAVGARTFHTSPAFLVRSADMGEADRRLSFFTRDAGVVATVGKSAWRSRKRFGGTLQRYVLLDVSWTESPGKLAVLSAASISESFWPVVEDWDKVRHADYLLEIAAELFPQAGPKPKAFGILLDGFRALAAGESPGQTARRVEAGFLAVGGWGPDLSGCRRCGKMDCRWYRFVPSEGGVLCESCPPAGGGRLSLGSLKTWRALQTGKSAARGRLRIPDPIILELQVVIPGYVEYCLGKATRSLGGEALRI; encoded by the coding sequence ATGAGCGCCGTCGGGGCACGGACGTTCCACACCTCCCCCGCGTTTCTCGTGCGTTCCGCCGACATGGGAGAGGCGGACCGGAGGCTCTCCTTCTTCACGCGGGACGCGGGCGTGGTCGCCACGGTCGGCAAGTCCGCCTGGCGCAGCAGGAAACGTTTCGGCGGGACCCTCCAGCGGTACGTTCTCCTCGACGTCTCCTGGACCGAATCTCCGGGGAAACTCGCCGTCCTGTCGGCCGCTTCCATATCCGAGTCGTTCTGGCCGGTCGTCGAGGATTGGGACAAGGTTCGCCACGCCGACTATCTCCTCGAAATCGCCGCCGAGCTGTTCCCCCAGGCGGGGCCCAAGCCGAAGGCGTTCGGAATCCTGCTGGACGGTTTCCGGGCCCTCGCCGCCGGCGAGTCGCCGGGGCAGACCGCGCGCAGGGTGGAGGCCGGATTTCTCGCCGTGGGGGGATGGGGTCCCGACCTGTCGGGGTGCCGAAGATGCGGGAAAATGGATTGCAGATGGTACCGGTTCGTCCCGTCGGAAGGGGGCGTTCTTTGCGAATCGTGCCCCCCGGCCGGCGGCGGGCGGCTCTCCCTCGGTTCGCTCAAGACGTGGAGAGCGCTGCAGACGGGGAAGAGCGCCGCCAGGGGACGCCTGCGGATCCCGGACCCCATTATTCTGGAATTACAGGTGGTTATCCCCGGATATGTCGAGTATTGCCTCGGGAAGGCGACCCGGAGCTTGGGGGGAGAGGCCCTCCGTATATAG
- a CDS encoding GAF domain-containing protein, whose product MNRAVVHCRKCGRQMKRDRTDFDQVHWSCGCGFRDRTPAARPAAMQPYPKGDVFAQIRFRAGGDVMFEVPRDKDSRYELMSLDEITRLVSGEIPLANVLDEIVGKIAGRMRVEVCSIYLNRGGQLVLSATHGLAKEAVGKVRLAIGEGITGAAAKSGNPVAVPDATTDPRYRHFAVAREEKYKAMLSWPILDDGGRVIGVINIQTVRVRSFTSQEASYISVVAGLVRAGLRIRDRVRDVPVESAPDGR is encoded by the coding sequence ATGAACAGGGCCGTCGTCCACTGCCGGAAGTGCGGCCGGCAGATGAAGCGGGATCGGACCGATTTCGACCAGGTCCACTGGTCGTGCGGCTGCGGCTTCCGCGACCGCACTCCCGCCGCCCGTCCGGCCGCCATGCAGCCGTATCCGAAGGGCGACGTGTTCGCCCAGATCCGTTTCCGCGCCGGCGGGGACGTTATGTTCGAGGTTCCCAGGGACAAGGATTCCCGGTACGAGCTGATGTCCCTGGACGAGATCACCCGGCTGGTGAGCGGGGAGATCCCCCTCGCGAACGTGCTGGACGAGATCGTCGGGAAGATCGCCGGACGGATGCGGGTGGAAGTGTGTTCCATCTACCTGAACCGCGGCGGCCAGCTCGTCCTGTCGGCCACCCACGGCCTGGCGAAGGAGGCGGTGGGGAAGGTCCGGCTCGCGATCGGCGAAGGGATCACCGGCGCGGCCGCGAAGTCCGGAAATCCGGTCGCGGTGCCGGACGCGACGACCGACCCGAGGTACCGCCACTTCGCGGTGGCGCGGGAGGAGAAGTACAAGGCCATGCTTTCCTGGCCGATCCTCGACGACGGCGGGCGGGTGATCGGGGTGATCAACATCCAGACCGTCCGGGTACGCAGCTTCACCTCCCAGGAGGCCAGCTACATCTCCGTCGTGGCGGGCCTGGTGCGCGCCGGCCTCCGCATCCGGGACCGGGTCCGGGACGTCCCGGTGGAATCCGCGCCCGACGGACGATGA